CGTCGAGACGTCATAATCGTTTaggaaacataacattttttaatgcatatcagatatattttgtggccctgaaaagggcctttttattcGTTATCACGATGAAGAACGAGTTCGTTCGTTCGATCGTTCGCATGTAACATcgcaatgtatataataacaaatttgatgACTACAataacgacgacgacgacgacgacgacgaccgtTCCGCAACGTCACCGCACACAAGTGTTTAAGCCTTCTTCTCGGTCTTCTTGGGCAGAAGTACGGCTTGGATGTTAGGTAGGACGCCACCTTGTGCGATAGTCACGCCCGAGAGCAACTTGTTCAGCTCCTCGTCGTTACGGATCGCCAACTGTAGATGTCTCGGTATGATCCTGGTCTTCTTGTTGTCGCGGGCGGCGTTGCCGGCCAACTCGAGTACTTCAGCGGCTAGGTATTCCATGACGGCCGCGAGATACACGGGTGCACCGGCACCGACGCGCTCTGCGTAGTTACCCTTCCTGAGGAGTCTGTGTATACGTCCGACCGGAAACTGTAGACCGGCACGGTTCGAACGCGACTTTGCCTTCCCCTTGACTTTGCCTCCTTTACCGCGACCGGACATGATTATagagaattaatgaaaaattagcaacgcaaatataaatatgagagaGCGGAACGCGTGCGTACGGCTCGGGAGCGCGGTGAACAGTAAAACGgtcgcgttttttttttttttttttgtatctgtggttgtgtattgctgttggccctactggcctttacagcgtcaccgaacgttggggcgagtgctaagactctgcctcgaggtgaacccttttgggctcgaaagtgacgttcgtcctgagggtgtctcctatgagatcgcacctcggctcagaacgtagtcggtggggtgtgaatttaagcactgaatgaatttactgacgtcacggccgtctccgtgacgtcgctaatctgggtcctcgtttccgccggcggaaacgctgtGAGTGTGAGTTGTGTAGTGTGCTGGTTTTCCCTACTACTAGTGGTGCGTTTGCGATAGTGAAGCTATCGTCGTTGTCGTTCAGGACGTGCATAGGTCGCCTGAGTCTGTTGGGTAGATTACCTCTTAGGGAGGTGTACTGGCATGCTTGTGCTATCAGCGGATTGCTGTGTTGTTTGGCTCTCTCAAAATACGCCGTGGAGAGTATTTTCAGATGTTTCGCGATCGAATCGATGTCGAAGTCTTTATGTAGGTCGACGTTACGTATGTACCACGGCGAGTCCGTGGCGATACGAAGGAAACGGTTTTGAATGGTCTGTAGTTTATTTAGTTGTGACGCTTTGATGTGGGCAAAGACAGGGCTCGCATAGGTCATGATAGGACGAATGCAGGCTTTGTATAGTGTCGTCTTATTTCTAAGAGACATTTTACTCCGCCCGCATAGTATCGTATACAGTCTTCCTAGTACGAACGCTGCTTTGTTTCGGACTCTGGTTATGTGAGAGTGGAAGTTTAACTTTCTATCTAGGGTGACTCCAAGGTATTTAGCTTCCGATTTCCACGGTATCGgttggttaaataatttaatgtctcCCGGTTTGCCCTGATTCCACTTGATGTAGACGGGGTTTCTAGTGAAGTGTACTGCTGCGCTTTTGTCGGGATTTACCTCGATCCTCCATTTCCTAAACCAGTCGCCTAGTGCGTTAGCTGCGGATTGGAGTCGTGTGGTGATGACTTTGGTCGAGGCCGAGGTGGTGTATAGTGCGGTATCGTCCGCGAAGAGAGCTAGGTTGACTTTTTTAGTGACGTTCGGTATGTCGTTGGTGAAAAGGCAGTACAGAATCGGGGATAGCGCGGAGCCCTGAGGGACTCCAGCCCTGATGGGGCGAGATGTGGACAGGGTACCTTCGACTCGGTAGCGGAAGGTGCGATTCGACAAGTAGTCTCGTATGATGAGCACGAGTCTGTCTGGCAACCCTAGTAATtgcagtttatataataaaccgtTGTGCCAGACTTTGTCGAATGCTTTCGCTACGTCGAAGAATAGAGCTCCTGTGGAGGTGGCTTTGCTGAAGGCGAAACCTTTTAGTATGTCTTCCGTTAAGCGGTGGACCTGATTGACACACGAGTGTCCGGCTCTAAAGCCGAATTGctcgtttattgttatttgtttggcCTGTATGATGGCCTTGATCCTAGCTAATATGATTCTCTCGTATATTTTGCCGAGAGTGCTCAGTAAGCTGATGGGACGATAGCTCGTGGGCTGATTCCTAGGTTTCCCTGGTTTTGGGATTCCTATCACTATGGCTTCTTTCCATTGGTCGGGAAAGGAGCAACCTGCCAGAAGGGCATTATATATTAGCACTAGTAGTGCGATGATTTGTTGCGGGAAACGCTTGACCGCTTTGTTTGTTATCCGGTCCGCACCGGGAGATTTTTTAACCTGTAAGGCTTTGACGATCGATTCGATTTCATCGGCTGACGTCGGCGTCAGTGGTTCGTCCGTTGGTGGCATAGAGCTGATACGATTTACTGCCCCGTCCACCTTTAGGAGGTGGTCCGGGTGTACCGGGTAGTTGCTCGGGGAGCATTGTGTTTCTAGTGCGTCGGCTAAGCACTCGGCCTTATCCAAGTCGTCTATTGCGGGTGGAAGATTTGGTCGTAACAGTGGAGGCATGGTCGTGGGCGATGAGCCTTTGAGAGATCTCGGCATCGACCAAAACGCAGTGTGTGATGGCGTGATTTCCCCAAGGTAATCGCCGTCCCTATAGTTACGGAATTCCTCGAAACGGGTTTTGACGTCCCTCTGAAGGGCCCGGAGTTTCCTCCGGTTTTCTTTTGAAGGAAAAGCGTCGTGCGCTCGTGTGACTGCATTTTTCCGCGTGATAAGATCTTTGAGGTCTTCAGGGAGTTCATAACGCTCGTTAGGGCGCATTTGAATATCCCTGGAGCACTCATCTATCGTGTCGCGTACGTGAGTCGTGAGGTTAATCGCGGCCGCTTTCGCAACATCGACGGAGTCAATACTGTCTgggatgttttttaaaaatgtcgagTCTAAGGACTGGATCTGCTGTTGGAATTTCTTCCAGTCAACGATCGTTTTGGTTGGGCGGTGAAGTGGCTCGTCAGGCCCTAGTTCTATGACGACTGGACGGTGATCGGAGTCTAACTCTGGTAGTGCCTCGATTGAGCGCAACTGTAAGGTCACGCCTTTCAAGATCACCACGTCGAGGACGTCTGGCCTATCTCTGTGATTTTCTGAATGTGGGAATCTAGTGGGTGTCGTTGGTGCAATGACTGTGAAGTTACACGATATGGGGTGGGCTAGTTGTTCTAGTTTCCTGCCCCTTGTGTTGGCACGTCTTGAGTGCCATTCGGGATTTTTACTGTTTAGGTCGCCGGCCAGAATGACCGCGCTACCTGTTGCAAGAAGTGACCTAATGTCACTTTCTAATAGGTCTTTAGTTGGACTAAGGTAAACTGATGCTACTATGACGGGCTGATGGCCTGTCATGCTTATTTGACATATTGACGCTTCGATGTTGGTAAGCGGCGGGCTGTCGAGCGGCACGCAGTGCAGTgactttttgtaatatatgatCGTGCCTCCGCCTTTGGCGGAGGTACGATCGTTTCTGATTGTGCGGTAGTTGGCCACGTTTGGGCTGCGCAAATTTGTTTTCAGAAACGTCTCCTGCACTAGCATGACGTCGACAGGGTGGTTCCGTAGGAATTCTCGAACTAGATCGATCTGTTGGATAAGCCCGTTTGCGTTAAACGTGACTAGCACTAACGAGCGAGGTTTTATTCTACTAACGGCGGCCATTAGGGTAGCGTAGTGCGTCTACCTGTGAGAACAGGTATGAGTACCTCACGAAAAGGGCCGCGATGTTCCTTGGATCGGCTGCGTATTCGTCCAAGAAGCATTGGATGCCGTCCAGGTCTAACTGGTCGCATAATGCGAAGAAATCGCGGATGTTTTCCGCGTCTTTGGCTACCATAGTACGTGGCCTTGTTGGCTGTCTATTGGCGTTGGCGTTTATTGATGTGGTGCGCGGCGCTGAGTGCGGTGGTGGTGCTGCTGCGGTCTTTCGGACCAACGGTCGCGTTACTCCGTCCCCTTTTTATACTCGGAACGTAGTCGCGTCTATCGGTGCGGTGGTATCGAGAGAGACTCTGACTCTGtttgattgtattgaaattgtaaattgttaaatttctgtttCTTATTAGTGTATACAGTATAGTATTAAGATTACGACGATGAATGATGTCGAGTTTCGGGAGAGTCGGGCAGtcgggcggggcggggcggggcgggtCGGGGGGTTTCGAAATGCGAATGCGAAtagaaaaatgaagtaaaaattgtatatatttatttatttatttttttttttttttgaacaaagaaagaaagagataaagaaAGGAAGAGTcataacaacgaaataaaaaataatattaataaagtgaaattAGTCGGGCGCGCGGGTGGTGTGTCCTTTTCGTGTTTCGCGTGCGagcgatatattttgataaagataaaatataataataataaacatgtacgtacgtatgtttgtttgtttgtttgtttgtttgtttgtttgtttgtttgttgaatttaattgaagacGTTCGAGTGTGCTGCTCCATCTctatgattgtaaatattatagatggaTAATGAGGTATgtggatatttttatcatataatattaaattttttttttattttttttttttctttccgtttacgttttatattttataaatttagaattagtttTGGAATTGTTCATCGTATCGTTCGAAACTTTAACTCATCttattcgtcgtcgtcgtcgtagaTTATTACGCACGACgacgaatatattcgtttattatgtGAAACTTATGTTAGCCCTGAAAAGGGCTTTTTGTCGTGCGATTTACGCGCCGCACACGCttgcatcgtcatcgtcatcgtcacagtcttcgtcgtcgtcgtcgtcgtcgtcgtcgtcgtcgtcgtcgtcgtcgtcgacgCGATGGGATCGGACAAATGTATGTCATCgatgatgttgtttttttttttttttgttgttgttgttgttgtagatgatgatgatgacacttTTGAAAGATGTCATCGTTATTATCACCGCTGCGGCGGCTGCAGGCGACTTACTTTTTAGCGGCGGCGGCGGATGCTTTCTTAGCTGTCGGTTTCGACTTCGGCGTAGCGGCGGCGGCCTTCTTCGGTTTCGGGGCTTTAGGTTTCTTAGTCGGCGGTTTCGCAGTCTTCTTCGCCTTCGATGCGGCGCCCTTCGCCTTCGAAGGAGCGGCCGCCGCGACGGCCTTCTTAGCGGCTGCCGGTTTCTTTTTAGCGGCTGCAGCTTTCTTATCCTTTATCGTCGCCTTCGCCTTCGATTTGGACGGCGAtgacgccgccgccgccgcaccgGACGACGCACCGCCGGCGGCCGCTTTCTTGCCCGCGGCGGCGCCCTTGCCGGCGACGGGAGCGGAGGACGTCGCCTTCTTCGACTTACCCGAAGCGGCCGAGGATGCGGCCTTGCCGCCGGACGCGCCTCCGATTCCGGCACCCGCCGGTTTCTTCGAAGCGGACGATTTCGACTCTAGTTTGAACGAACCCGATGCGCCCTTGCCCTTCGTCTGTATCAGTGCACCCGATTCGACGGCGCTCTTGAGATACTTTCTGATGAACGGAGCCAATTTCTCAGAATCGACTTTGTATTGAGCCGCGATGTATTTCTTGATCGCCTGAAGCGACGAACCGCTACGTTCCTTCAACTCTTTGATGGCGCTGTTCACCATTTCGGATGTTTTAGGATGAGTAGGTTTCGCCTTCGGTTTCTTGGCGGCGGCGCCACCGGCGGCGGCCGCGGACGCCTTCGGTTTCTTCGCAGGGGTCGCCGGTGCCGGCGCTTCGGTTGCTATAGCTGTGtcggccattttattttattttatttaataaactcactaCACAATCAcacgaaagataaatattaatagttgtagTAGCAGTTGTACCGTGGGATAACAACGTATAACGATATAAAACGTGTCTGATATCGGACGGAGATCGACGCGGCGGAGAGGTCGCTAGTGGTAAGTCGAGTCCGAGCAATACCGTAAGGAGAACCGCGATGTCGCTAGACAATTTCTCGTACGAACGCTTAAAACTTTTCACTAACAGGTATCTTTTCGAatgcgatatttatataatttaaagtagtttttgaCCGTTCTATAACACAAAAAGATACCTCTTGAACCTATCGATCGTTTGAAAGTCGAATTCGTAGCACAGTTCGACAACGATGTGTACGAATCGCGTTTAAATTCGTTATAGTTCTAGTCGCGTACCTAGAGCctcgtttaaaagttattttattctattaaaatcgttttaaacgtTTCGTTCTATCGACATATTGAAAGCGAAGATACCTCACTGATAATGTATAAAAGCGCAACTCTTATTCgataatttactaacaattttagCGTGTTCCAAGTCGACGTTCGTAAAACACACTACTACGCGAGTCGATATAAGAAGCACGAGAAAATGTTGTCTGATATGTGAATacttatcgaataatatataaaatataaactattacgatagataaataatacgtgTTTCGAAA
Above is a genomic segment from Vanessa tameamea isolate UH-Manoa-2023 chromosome 29, ilVanTame1 primary haplotype, whole genome shotgun sequence containing:
- the LOC113398508 gene encoding histone H2A, which codes for MSGRGKGGKVKGKAKSRSNRAGLQFPVGRIHRLLRKGNYAERVGAGAPVYLAAVMEYLAAEVLELAGNAARDNKKTRIIPRHLQLAIRNDEELNKLLSGVTIAQGGVLPNIQAVLLPKKTEKKA
- the LOC135194422 gene encoding histone H1B-like; the encoded protein is MADTAIATEAPAPATPAKKPKASAAAAGGAAAKKPKAKPTHPKTSEMVNSAIKELKERSGSSLQAIKKYIAAQYKVDSEKLAPFIRKYLKSAVESGALIQTKGKGASGSFKLESKSSASKKPAGAGIGGASGGKAASSAASGKSKKATSSAPVAGKGAAAGKKAAAGGASSGAAAAASSPSKSKAKATIKDKKAAAAKKKPAAAKKAVAAAAPSKAKGAASKAKKTAKPPTKKPKAPKPKKAAAATPKSKPTAKKASAAAAKK